In Candidatus Thorarchaeota archaeon, the genomic window GGTCCAAACGGAACAGGAAAGACAACAGTCCTTGAGGCCATTGAGTTTGCACTGTTCAAACAAGTGAGAAGAAAGGACAAGCAGGTCCGACGAGTGGAGGACTTCATCCGACACGGGCAGAACAACGCAAATGTGGACCTATGGTTCACAGCACCCGTCAATGGCAGAGAATACAAGGTCTCGAGGTCAATCCATAAGGGGCAGACAAGTGCGGACCTGTATCAGGCGGGCGACAAGAGCCCGCTGGTGTCGGGTCCCGAGAAGGTGGACGCGGAGATTGTGAAACTACTGGGCGTAAACCGGGACGCCTTCTCCGCTCTCACATATGTTCGGCAGGGAGAGATAGACCAACTATCAAGGAAGACCCCCAAGGAGAGGAAGGAATACCTCTTCGACATGATGGGACTCGGGATGTACACTGCTGTGGCTGGTAGGGTCCAGAAGAGAGCTGCAGAGATAGCGAAGGAAGTCAAGGGATTGGAAGAGTCCAAACAGAAGCTCTTGGAACTGAGGGGACACTTTCCGGCTCAAGATGACGTGCTAGCTGCAGTTCAAGCAGTGAAGCGCCTTGAGGGGTCGCTTGGAAGCAGTCCGGACATCGATGTGATAAGTAGGGTACTGGAAGCGGTGGAGTCTGCACTAGTAAGGATCTCAACGGACATAGACTCCTTGGACCTGTCGAAGAGCCAGGATACACTGAAGAAACGGTCAGAGCTTGCCAAGCGGCTCAGGCAGATAGTAGAGGCCATCCCGCAAGTGGCAGAAGAACAGCTCAGACCACTAGTGAGAGAAGAGGCAAAGGCCATCTTCCTGAACATCTTCGGCGACAGATACAGTGACCTCGTCCTAGACGATGACTACAAGGTCTCACTCTACAATGTTCAGGGACATCCGGTTCCTCTTGTT contains:
- a CDS encoding AAA family ATPase — protein: MINKIRLRDFKVFSDQELSFGEGITSIVGPNGTGKTTVLEAIEFALFKQVRRKDKQVRRVEDFIRHGQNNANVDLWFTAPVNGREYKVSRSIHKGQTSADLYQAGDKSPLVSGPEKVDAEIVKLLGVNRDAFSALTYVRQGEIDQLSRKTPKERKEYLFDMMGLGMYTAVAGRVQKRAAEIAKEVKGLEESKQKLLELRGHFPAQDDVLAAVQAVKRLEGSLGSSPDIDVISRVLEAVESALVRISTDIDSLDLSKSQDTLKKRSELAKRLRQIVEAIPQVAEEQLRPLVREEAKAIFLNIFGDRYSDLVLDDDYKVSLYNVQGHPVPLVAASGGEDVCVNFALRVGVNTALQKYAASNQAFKGSALKLIILDEPGAGLDAQRRRWLPEAVRALESVRQVIVVTHMDELREAADTVISLTPQGKGRQPAVEVQH